In Desulfurellaceae bacterium, the genomic window CCCAAGCCGATTATCGCCGCGCTCAACGGTCCGACCGCCGGGATCGGACTGATCGTGGCCCTGTATGCCGATATCCGTTTTGCCTCCCAGGCGGCCGTCTTCACCACCGCCTTTGCCCGCCGGGGGCTGGTCGCCGAACACGGCATCGACTGGATCCTGCCCCGCGTCGTCGGTCTGCCCAACGCACTCGACCTGCTCATGTCGGCCCGAAAAATCAGCGCCGAAGAAGCCCTGCAAATGGGTCTGGTCAACAAGGTCTTCGCCCGTGAGTCGTTCATGGAAGAGGTCCGCACCTATGCGCTCGAACTCGCCCTGATGGTCTCTCCGCGCTCCATGCGGACGATAAAAAACCAGCTCTTCCGGGCCCAGAACCTGGACTTTGGTCAGGCCCTGTACGCGTCCATCCCGGATGTGGTGGACAGCCTGCACAGCGAGGACTTNNNNNNNNNNNGCGCCGCGTTTCTCCGGCCGCTGAGGACGTCTACCAGTCGTCATACTCGTCTCCGGTCGCGGCCGGGCTGTGGAGACGGACCACCAGGGCGTCGGGCTCCTCGTCCAAC contains:
- a CDS encoding enoyl-CoA hydratase/isomerase family protein, whose protein sequence is MSYEQIVYEVQDGVATLTLNRPDRLNAWTPAMEREVREAMSVATADEAVRVIILTGAGRGFCAGADMSGLNQASRSVASDAAPSNRHAAMRAEGYAAGPIPGGLDLPQAFSYRHAYFPTVPKPIIAALNGPTAGIGLIVALYADIRFASQAAVFTTAFARRGLVAEHGIDWILPRVVGLPNALDLLMSARKISAEEALQMGLVNKVFARESFMEEVRTYALELALMVSPRSMRTIKNQLFRAQNLDFGQALYASIPDVVDSLHSED